Genomic segment of Candidatus Binatus sp.:
TCGACCGAGGCCGACGTGGTGTCGGTGAAGAAATTTTCCGACGGCCAACTGCTGTGGACGACGCTGGCCAAGTCGTCGAATACGGTCGAAGCGGGATGGGTGTCGCTGCTCGACGGCTACGAATGGCGAATCATCAACGAGAACGCGAGGCTGCGCCGGATGAATGCGAATCCGAGGTTGTCGAGGCGCTGACCCCCAAGGGGCGAGGCGATCGCGATGAGCGCGGACGAGCGAGCAACTGGAAGCGGCAAGGCGGCGGCGGGCAAACTGGCGATTTTGTACGACGGTTCGTGCGAGATGTGCCGCGCCAGTCTGGACGGAATCATGCAATTCGACAACTCGGGGGCGATCGAGCCGCTCGATCTTCATCGCGAAGAAGTGCGCGCGCAGTTTCCCGGGTTGACGCTGGAAAATCTGCTCGAGGAATTGCACGCGGTGGACGAGAGCGGACGGGTGTACCGCGGCGCGCGGGCGATCAACGAAATCCTGCGGCGCCAGCGCGGGCTGCGGGGCTACCTCGCGTACCTGTGGTACCTCCCGCCGTACGCGTGGCTGGCGGATCGGCAGTACCAGCGGATCGCGGCGTCGCGATACGCGCGCGATGCGCGCGGCAAGTTGAAGGGGCAGGCGGTCGCGGAGCGTTAGCGGGGCGCGGCTTGTTCGAGATCGCGAGCGCACGGTAAGCTGTACGCTTGCATTCGTGAAACCATTTTACATTTTCAATTCGCTGACCCGCGCGGTCGAGGAATTTCAGGCGCTCAGGCCGCCCGAGGTGACGCTGTATTCATGCGGGCCGACGGTCTATCTGCCGCAGCATCTTGGGAATCTGCGCGCGTACGTGTTCGTGGACAGTCTGCGCAGGGCGCTGGAGTTCAACGGCTACCGGGTGCGCCACGTGATGAACGTGACCGACGTCGGCCACATGACGGGG
This window contains:
- a CDS encoding DUF393 domain-containing protein encodes the protein MSADERATGSGKAAAGKLAILYDGSCEMCRASLDGIMQFDNSGAIEPLDLHREEVRAQFPGLTLENLLEELHAVDESGRVYRGARAINEILRRQRGLRGYLAYLWYLPPYAWLADRQYQRIAASRYARDARGKLKGQAVAER